cagacaggcagagagacagagagacagacaggcagagagagagacagacagacagacagagagagacagtgttatTAGAGTGTTTGTGGTCTCAGTGTCTGCTGGCGTCCTCAGGTGACctctggagacagagacaggtgtAGGTTGGATGTTCAGGTGAGCGTCTCACTAACGTCACAACATTATTTTCCTGGAAACACTTCAGGTATCTCAGAGAAAGGAAACAGCTGTCTCCTCGTCTGCTCACCTGGCCAGGTATTCTCTTATCTTATTGGCTGACGTGAACATAATGAAGTCTGTCCTGCAGTTAAATTTACAGAGCAGGATTTTATACACTCACAGTCTGAGCTGTTCAATGTTCACAAAAAGCCCGTATTAACAGCAGTGACCTCAAACGCCTCATTCTTAATAaactgattaaataaatgacagGTATCAGACGGTACAGGTCTTAGACGACCCTCTGAtgtaaacacatcacacagaacatttcaaaaactatttaaaaaatgtctatAAGACAACCAATCACACACTCAGGTATCAGCCACCATGTGCTGATATGTGGTCATGTGACCTCAGGCCCATTAACCCAAACTGGATGAGAGGGGAGGGTCCAATCGTGGACCTGGTTGCATCATATTTGGTCCGTCATCAGGAGAAGTTCCTCTAAGGGCGTTAATTTAGTCTGAGATACAGATTGAGTTAAAAAGAGGGGCAACGAGGCTCATGATAAAACCACGTGGAGGAACCAGAGGAAACATGGTGACGGATCAGCGCTGCACGTAGACCAGCTCGTGTCCTGATTGGTTCACCcacaacatcaaacagctgattgGATCCAACAGAAAGAGAATTACTGGAAGTCCACAGACATGCAGCTCCTTCAGGTTTATTCCCATCTGCGCTGAAAATCTGGGACTTCACCCCACACTGAACCAGAACCACAACCAGAACCAGAGCCAGAACCAGAACCCGAACCCACAGCTGCCATTTACAGACtccatttcccacaatgcaccctGGGGAGAACATGAACATGATGCTGGTGAACTTACGGGACCAGTCTCAAACTCCAGACTGtctgagctggagctgctgtcctgaggaggtcagaggtcagaggtcagaggatgTGGAGTCGGCTCTTTTGTGTAATATGAAGTTTTTTCATGTCATCAGTTTGTTCCCTACATAGACCAGCAGTCTAAACCACGTCTACACTCGACATCATGAAAAACTGAGCTAAGAGTTgctttttattcagttttcatgGTTTCGATTATGAAAAGCTGGTCGTTCGTTGACCACATGCACACCGCTCAGCTGAGGAGACCTCTCGCCTcctctcgtctcgtctcgtctcgtctTGTCTACCATCAACTACAAACAGGTGGAAATTGAACCCGTTACCTCGTCCTGGCTGCTCTCCACCTTCGGGTTACTGGCCGTTCTCTTCAGGTTGCTGCTCAGACTGATGCTGACCGTAGCGTCGGATTTGGAGCGCTGATGTGTGCGTTTGGAGGGCGACAAGCCGTGTTCGCCTCCCAGGGGTCCGGGACCGGCGGCGGGAGACGTCACGGGACAGAAAGGTGTCAGAGTCAGAGGGTCCCTGCGAACTCGAGGCCCGGCGGGTTTCAGTTCATCAGACAGGATGAGTTTCCTCAGTTTGGTTCCTCGAGAGTGCCGCTGGGTGGAGATGTGCATGTCGGAGGAGTACGCCCCCAGCAGCCAGGCGCACTGCAGGCTGAAGGAGATGCTCTGTCTGCAGCGGTGAACCTGCAAGACAACGTTCAGGGTTAAAGCTGATCaaataaaggaggaggagggaaccAGCGCTGATGAAGGCTTTTTAATAATGATTGACTATGATTCTATGATTGACCCTCGATCCACCGTTACTACGGTTACACTTTCTTTTTCAGCTCAAAGAAAGTCTGTAAGTATGAAGAAGAGCTCAACCTGGAGGACGAATGACGACAGCCTGAGACTTCATCATTACACTTCCATTTAAAAAGATCAATCAATGGGCGActagtaattaattaattacgTTGTTTTTAATGGCATCGTATATTTTGCTCTTTCATGGCCGTTGACCAGCCATCGGAACACCAGAAAGTTAATTTTGGACCTTTTGAGTAAGTATTGAAACATTCGGCCTCTGTCTTGGATCTTGGATCAGAAGTTCTTGTGACCAAACAtgcagattaaaaagaaaaaaaaacaggtcgACCCTAAACATGAACATCCACAGGATCACGACATCctgtctgaaaaacacactttgataCGTGTTGAATAAACGAACGTGGTGGTTGGGTGTTGATGACGGCATGCCTGAGCTTGGGTTCAGGACTGTGGGGGTGTGTTCGTCCTAGATGCTGTTACATGCTAAATGGATGCTACATTTTTACAAGCATTCCTACGTGACAGCTTGTTAGTTGCTCAGTCAGTTGCTGGGGTGCTAGcagtagctgctaaatgctaaggGCTTCAGTAGATAAGTGCTCCGCTGTCACTCTGTGGCTTTCAGGGTATTTGTTAGGGTGTTGCTGGGTAGATGCTATGGTggtggttgctatggaaatTGCAGTGGTTACTAGTGTGTTTCCAAAAAGTGGTTGCTATGCTCTGGGTAGTTTTGGTAGATGGCTGCTCGGGAATTTTTGGGGCATTGTTGTTGCTAAGATGTTCGAACCTGTTGCTACAGGTGGTAGCTACGTGGTTGCTGTGGCTTTGGGGCGACTGTAGTCGCTACGTGGCTGCTGGTGGTTAAACGTGTTTTTCTAAAGAGCTGCTGGAGTGGAGTGGAGTGGTTGCTAGGGCATGGGTGGTTGCTAGGGTGCATGCATAGTATTTAACTGAATCATCTCCATgaaaactgagcaaactccaccCACTGATAAAGACCATGAGAGGTGGCTGAAAGGTCCAGAGAAAGTGGACATTGAGTGAGGGACTTTTTGTCAAACTATGAACTCTCACACTCAACCTAATGACACAAAGCGATGGACAGGAGAGCCGTCGGATTAAAGAGGTttgagtacatgctattcagcCCCGCCCCCTGCCCAGACCACACCCACCACATATGGCTTGATGGCATCACCAACGTCTTCATCCATGTGAATGTACATGTTGAGCAGCTGCGGCAGGTAGAAGTCCACCTCCTCGTGGGGGAAGCTGAAGAGCCGGTTTCCGATGTACGCCTGGACGCCGGGCTCCTTTGAGTTGTGCAGGTAGGAGATCGCCATGGAAACGTCAAACAGCTTGGACTCAAACAGACGGAGCAGCCACGACTGTTTGGAGGGATTGTGTCTCTGCCATCGCCGGGCGCTCTTCACCGAGCCGGGGGCCGGGCCGTCGGGAACGTCCTCCTCACGGATCTTCAACGGTTTCACCGCGGAGTTCAGAACGGCGACGGGGGCGTGAGGCTCCGTGTCCGGCCCCTCCCCATTCTGCAGGCCAGTGACGTCCCCGTCctcctgcttcagcttcacCTTCTGCAGCACCTCCTGACACGCCCGGTGGGCCACCTCCGCGTCAATCACCAGGCAGAGCTCTCCCACGCCTTCACTGATGACGCCCAGAGGGGGGGTAACGGCCTGAGGGGGGCCACAGGACGatgagggggtggaggggagggacagggagggggaggaggagactgAGATGGAGGGGGATGGGAGCGGTGAGGGGCTGTTCTGATCAGAGGGGGCGGGGAAAAGCTCCGGCTCTGTGTCCTCCATCATGGCTGCTGGGAAGCTCCGCCCTCCACCACtggaacagagacagagatcaGAGGTTAGAGGTCGGACCAGAGGTCACagcagaggtcaggggtcagagcagaggtcaggggtcagagctgaggtcaggggtcagagcagaggtcaggggtcagagcagaggtcaggggtcaggggtcagagcaGAGGTCAGTGGTCAGagcagaggtcaggggtcagagcagaggtcagaggtcaggggtcagaggtcaaacattcaaacatgttATTGAAGACTGAAATCGGCCTTTAAGACTTTATAACTGCAATAAATTCACCTGTTTGGTGCCAAACCTCCCTTTTGTTTCGCGGTTCTGCTTTTGGCACTAAAGACCTGAAGACAATCGTCTATGATGCATTTGAACCAGACGAAAGGGTTAACCCCAACCTTAACACACATTAATATTaattctgttcatttgtttaatttttagaCTTTCGATCCAGATTCGAAGTCTGGactcaaactgtgtttcctgacatcagtttcctgaagtgttcctgagtccaggtgttaatctctttatccaatcacgtgttgacaaagtgttgaacctcgctccatcctcgctgtgaaccactgagcctttcaatcatgatgctctcacctgttaccaatcagcctgtttacctgtggaatgatccaaacaggtgtttttggagcgttccacatctttcccagtctttagttgctcctgtttgaaatgtgttgctgcatcagatccagaatcagcagatatttacagaaatcactgaagctgatgagctcagacagtaaatatattgactttgtgctgatttcaggtcagtttctgtcagagaggatcagcaggtgatctcATTACCATATTCTGgttgtaaaaaaataacaaaaagaacCAACGACAGTACTGTTAAAGTGTGACGCGCAGTATCGTCAGAGCAGTGCAGCTCAAATCTCCCTCATCATGAGGTCACATGATTGTCCACTGATGACAACTGAGCTGTGGTTACAGCCTCAGAGAAAACGAGTAAGAAGACCTCGAGTTGAAATTATAGAAATATCAATAAGAAACAGATAAAATCATCacgttgacacacacacagcagctgtttcactgtgtgtgtgtgtgtgttgaactcGGGCTGTAATCCTACTGAGCAGATTACACActacagacagagggaggggggcagtAAATCCATCCACACTGTGTCGACTGTCTGAACACACGCTGGCCTTGATGTGTAACAGTGATGTTTTCATTCTCCAGTCGTCTGCAGATCATTTGGTGTGAACACGTCAGCTGTTtgcagacctgaacagaaaagcctgcagacactgacgccatatttcatttaatctgagagacagcagcagaggtcagaTGATGATGCTGGCAGGATGGAGGAGCTCGGTCTGAATCCTGCCTGGTCCTGCAGGGATCTGGTTCCTGTCCCGTTCGCCATTTCTACCAATGAAACTGTCTCTTCCCTGCACGGCTGTCAGATTCATGAGCACACAGAGACGAGATCTCATACTTAGTTTAGAAACTGTCCTTTAATGCACTGCATCATGTCCTGATTATTCTTTATCTGAAACTGAATGTAAATCAAACTAAATTCAGGTTTTCTTAGGATCCAAgaacacagactgcagcaaccTGCACACCCTCTGCCAATGGTTTAAATACTGGAAAGTTACACCACACAAGTTTCTATTTAAACACttagaaaatgtaaaaagtgtttctatacagaaataaaaccatGGAATTTATTCCATGTGGAATAATGTTGTAACATAACCAAATGTGGAAAAGTGCAGCTGTGAATCCTCCCAGGTGTTCTGTATGATGAGCTGATTATCAGTTATCAGGCCTTCTTCAATCAGCTCATTGTTACCATGGAGATGAAACGATTGTTCGactgacaaacattttgatCAGTCAAATCAACAAACAGGACATTATCAGTCACAGTTTGACTTCACATTAAGTCTGtttccacagacagaaacacaaagagggaaactCACGATGGAAACATGAAGCTGCATGTTAACTTCAGAGACTCTTCAGGAATCAGTTGTTGGTCTGAACATCAGGAACAGCAAccaaaaacactttcagtgaTCACACATTCATGtgagttttggtttttcagGCAGACCTGTCCTTTAATAAAGGGCCATGTTGAACTAATGGAAGTAAAATAAAAGAGACGATCATTTACACTCAGTGTTCAGTTTATTATGTCCTGATtcaaactaatgcagtctaacaTAATGCTCCGTTTATGTTGAGTCACTGGGAGCAATCAACACTATAACTGATCATTTATTCCACATGTATGAGTTTATCCTAATCATTTAAACctaacagctgcagtgaaagcaTATTTAACACTCCCACAAAGAGTCAGCTGATGTTATCTTAGCACGAAGCTAACTTAGAATGGACGCGCAGATGGAAGCTAAACCTTCACGAGCTCATTGCTTTCGTTAGCTTTTTATTGAACGCTAAGTTAACAGGTAGCGGTTGTAGCGTTAGCGTTAGCTCAAGTTGAAGAATAAACCGACTGCTAGCTTGCTGTAACGTGAGACCAAATTACGATGTGTTGGTTGAGACGCAGTTACCGTTAACCAGCTAACGAAACATTAGCACCGTGCTGTAACTGCTTAGCTTGGAGATTAAAATGCACTCGGAAGCTAACTAGCAAGAAGCCAAATGAAACCTCCTTTTCATTCCACAGTGTCAGCTCTTGTTTCGGTGTTTAATAGGCACAAACACGGCTTggttaatgttagcattagcattagcattagccgGCAGATGTCGAGCCAACTGTTGCTAACTCccttaaattgtttttaaacctgtatgctaagctaaagtTAACTCCGTCACAGTCATAAATTAATTCATCATGTTGAGtaacgtgtctgtgtgtgtacaggtgagTCAGTCCTACCTGATTACTGTTTACTGGGTCTGAAATTCGGTTTTATTTCCAGTTTGTCTCCTCCATTGATACTCTGTGATCTTCATGTCAACAACGTCTACCGTACCCGCCAGGGGGcgccttcctcttcctcttcctccggttcttcttcttcttcttcttcctgtctatTTCCGGTACACTGCTGGACTGACAGGTACAGGTTGTACTTGTAATTATGTCATGAGTATATTAACTCAAATACTGTCTGCGTGTATACGTACAGGTTATACGTATTTTTCCTCTCAGGTGGATCAaagttttattcttttctgaATTTAAATCCAAAGCACGTGATCACGAACATATCGTGACGGATAGATTACTATAAAATACAAAGTTGTAACGCTGACAAACCACCATTAAGCCATTAAAGTTCTGGTTCCAAGTTAACCATCAAAATAATCCAGATATAGAAATTTGGTTCATTGAACAGTTGTACTTTGACTTTTGACAcagtttttattcctttattttgaaatggaaGGCGAAACATTTCAGAGGTGCTcagagaaaagcagtaaaagaCATCAATCCTAAAATCAAACGTATTCTGAAGGATTAATGGAACATTTAGACTTTATTGCTGCTTTTGTATTTAGTAAATCACATCTGTAACGATTATAATCTGCAGGTGAAAGTATCAGACAGACGACGATCAAACGGAACTTTATTCAAACATTGTGATGTGACAGTTtgaccagcaggtggtgctgcaggagACAGGTGTGACTGACAGGTCCCAGCAGGTCAGAcaggtttgttttattttgacacatgTACCTGAGTCTCAGCTGACGTCTGATTGGTCAGGCTGGATGCAGCTGTTGATTCTTCACAAGCAAAAGGTtagaaagtaactgagtacatttacgCAAGTATTGCACTAAAAGCACAATTATGAGgtacttgtgctttacttgagtatctcagttttctgctactttatgctTGTACTTGACTACattttttactccattacaatATTTCCATTCTGTGTAACGAGTACTTTTActagtatattttgatgctgattCTCCTGTACTGTGACTCACAGCCCTGATCCCAGAACAGTCCGGACTCTGTGAAACATCAATCAAAcagaatcagtcattaacaaactaactgtgtttcctggcaacagttttctgaagtgttcctgagtcctGGTAGTAATCTCCTGCCagtcatgatactctcacctgtcacCAGTCGACCTGTCTTctgactctgtgctgttttcaggtgagtttgtgtcaCAAAGGCTCAGCAGGTGATCAGAATCTGTTTGATCGACGTTTCACACGGCGTCACAACGTCGGTTTTTTACTTCTCCCGCCACCGACGAGCCAAACATTAAAATTATGACGGCAGTAATTCACAAAAGAATTCAGATGTTTGATCATGAAGGTCTTCAGATGATCTCGGTGATGCAGAGCGGCAGAAAGCAGCTGATTCAGGACCAGAACCAGGACTTCATTCGGCTTTAAAATCCTCCTGTTGGTTTGTGAATCACTCAGTGgtttgtttctgctctgctACTCcgatccagacctgatccagacctTTCAGACAgtctggatcaggtctggatcaggtctggatctggtctggatctggtttggatcaggcctggatcaggtctggatcaggcCTGGATCAGGTTTGGATCAGGCCTTGATCAGGTCTGGATCTGGTGTGTCAGATGTGGTTTTGAATCAGACTTCTGATCCAGACGTCTCAGACAGTCTGATCAGGTCTGGGTCAGGTCTGGATCTGGTGTGTCAGATGTGGTTTTCAATCAGACTTCTGATCGTGCCTtcttattattgtcattttaatcttttttcagccagatggtggcgctgtgACTCAGACTCTCACACAGCGAGTCTGACTGACTTGAATTGAGACACAGGATTTTGACTGTCTCGACATGAAAACGCAGCACTGGGGGGCTGAGACCCACGTTTCTATAATAAAGGAGGACGATCGGTTAAAAACGTGACCGCTGTCGACCAGAAAGGTTCAAAAGAGGTGGAGCTTTGCAGAACCTGACTGGAGGAGCAGCGAGTTAGTGAAAAGCTGCCGCTGTGAGGATGAAGGTCTGTGAGTCGTCTCGTTGCTGAGCTGCTTCAGACCCTTTTCTGAGCTGCTGGGACCCGGTCGACCTGTTCGTCGTCTCCAGCTGTTTATATTTGTCCTACTTTCACCTGAAAGTTCCCACTAATAcagtttgattattgatttgatattaatgttgttaatattgtgttgctgtgaaggtaaacagagacagcagctggCTCAGTGATTAAAAGGACGTGTGACGAAGGTTTACACTGAAACATGAGATCAGTTTTCACAGCCAGATGTCAGACGTGCAGTCTCCTCCAGGATATCTGATCTCGTGGGCGAGAGCCGGACCGTGGGGTTCTTTACCAAAATCCACCAGGAAGTTCTCGTTCACGGAGAGACCCCCGTGAACAGAGTCCACATCGATCTGCATCATCACTGAGCCGTGTCTgcgcagacagacacaacaaacactcagtACATGTGGACACACCTGGAACCTCCTGCTCTGCTTTAGTTCTGCAGAACTCAGATCTGCTCTGAACATCGATGTCATCGACAAACTGAAGCGTTTTTAACAGGATTTATATAATCAGGACCAGCAACAGTAGTACTGCAGTACTACTCCAGTATGCTGGAGTAGTAGAGCAGTAGTATTAGAGTACTGCGAGTACTGACCTGATCATGTCGGGGTAGAACTGTTTGTCCCAGCCGCTGTAGAGAGACGTCGTCACATAAAGTCTCCGACCGTCTAAACTCAGCTGTATCATCTGAGGACTTCCAGGGACACGCTTtccctgagagacagagacggatcaatgaccaatcagagagaaatcaatcaatcaatcatacATGAACCCCAGCAGAGGACTGAACACAGGGTGCTGGATAGACAGGTCtcactgcttcctgtctgtggtaCCTGGATGATGCGTGGGGGGGGTTGCGGCTGGTTCTTGGGGTCTTCCAGGACTCTGACCGGACCGTCACTGATGATACTTCCTCCCAGAAACACctggaagagacagacaggtcagctGTCTCACTCTGAGCTTTCACCTGTTCGTTACTGCACGGGCGTCAAAGTGTTCACCTGGCCGACCAATCGTGGGTTCCTCCTGTCTGTGATGTCATACTGTCTGATGTCACCATGCAGCCAATTACTGAAGTAAAGAAAGCGGTCGTCCAACGAGATCAGGATGTCTGTGATCAGAcctgtacagacagacaggtaaccagtcagacagacagacaaacagacagacaggcagacaggtaaccagtcagacagacagacagacagacagacaggcagacaggtaaccagtcagacagagagacagacagacagacagagagacagacagtcagtcagacagacagagagacagacaggtaaccagtcagacagacagtcagtcagacagacaggtaaccagacagacagacagtcagacagacagacagtcagacagacagatagtcagacagactgacagacagacagacagtcagtcagactcACTTGGCATCTCAGGTAGCAGCCATCCCTCCACCTTCTTGCTCGGGACAGTGATCACCTTCTCTGCAGCCCAGTCACctttctgaaaacaaaacacctttCTGCagtcatgctaacatgctagcatcaGCACGCTACAATGATGTCaaagacatgctaacatgctaacatcagcacgcTACAACGATGTCAacgacatgctaacatgctaacatcagcacgcTACAACGACGTCAacgacatgctaacatgctaacattgagtcggtataatgtttaccatgggGGCTGTTTTGATCACACCTGTGCCTCTCCAAAGAAGATCCAACTGATTGCTAATCAAGCAGAACACCATGGAGACTCAGAGCCTCATGGATCCAGTACGAGCCCTGTGGTGCTGACTGGAGGCCTTCTGGGATCCAGAGCACTGCAGGATGAAGGTCTacacttctcctctgctgtcattgatcatcagctgttctcatcagccaatcacctcgctgctgttttaaaatatgactctctctgtgcctcaggtcacccctccacctccccatcgCCACCCAGTCTTCACAgatcttcagcttcatcatttcatcagtcAGCAGAGTCATCAGCCTCCATcaccagtgtctggactccatTACAAATCCTCCATGTGGAGTCTAAGCGCCTTTCTGACTTTCTGATAAGACTTAATCATCGTCTGTCGTTAAAAACAACTATTCATTATTCCAACTACAGTCTCACTGAGATCCAGACCCTTGTGATACTGACCGGTGTTTTGTAGAACCTGAAGACGGTTCCCCGCAGAGCACATCCCACGTAGCCCTCAGTGGCATCGGGGTCATGGAGGAATCGGACCTCCAGGGGAATAGCCCCCTCCTCGCCCAGATCAAGCGTCTGCAGCCTCCTGTGGGTGGTCCAGTCCCAAACATGAATGGAGTGTCCATAGTGACCTGCGAGACCAACAACAAGGAGCCTGAACTCGCTCTTTGTATATGCAGAATTTTGTGTTAGGTAACTTTGACTTTCCATGAAGTTGTCTTGTGGATCAGAACCTAAACTGTAGAGGGTCTGACAGGGTAACAGTACGCTGATGACACTCCTGGGACACCAGAAAGGCCATGaccataaaacagagaaaagaaagactcACCGTCTTTGACATGGGCTGGATTAAAACCATCGGCCAGAGCTTTGGGCGCCCCCCATTCAGTGCTGATCATCACGTTGTGTCGAGGTTGGTACCAGAAGTCATATCCAAAGGGTGCAGCTTCACCTGGGAGCTCCCAGTTACCGACAACCTCGAACGTCTCACCGTCCAGCAGGATGAAACCacctgacagaaacagaggtgtCCAGAGGTGTTTCAGCCCGTGTCGACTGAAAGTATCCACAAGATGGCGCTATAACAACGTGGAGGTTGTGTCGTTCACAATGACTGGTTAACTCTGGTTAACATTCATTtactttgtttaaaataaaaccttCACTGTTCTCTCTTCGCCATCTATGCGAGCAGGTCTGTCAGGATTTATGATCCAACCTTTGCCGTTGCCAGATGGGTCCCCCATACCGCTGATCATGATCTGACCGTTGCCCAGGCAGTGGGTGGTGTGAGGGTTCCCCAGGCCACACTTCCAGTACAGATCGACAGGCTCCACCATCTGAGGACACAACGACGTGACGTAACCACGACATTTTCACCTCTATCAGAGCAGAGCAGTCTGACAGAGtcacaatgtttttatttacattgcacttttcagaataaaagctaagtgcttcacaataaaagcatccaTCTTCTGCATCTTATCCTGACTGGAGTCTTACTGGAGTAGGAATGGACAACTGTGTGCTACTTAGTGGAGTTTTACTGGGATTAGAACCTAGAACCGtacaggatggatggatggatggatggat
Above is a window of Chelmon rostratus isolate fCheRos1 chromosome 8, fCheRos1.pri, whole genome shotgun sequence DNA encoding:
- the selenbp1 gene encoding methanethiol oxidase — protein: MAGCSGCGPGYRSPLDAMKGPREEIVYLPCIYRNTDILKPDYLATVDVDPKSPTYSQVIHRLPMPNLRDELHHSGWNACSSCFGDATKKRNRLILPSLISSRIYVVDVGTNPRAPQIHKMVEPVDLYWKCGLGNPHTTHCLGNGQIMISGMGDPSGNGKGGFILLDGETFEVVGNWELPGEAAPFGYDFWYQPRHNVMISTEWGAPKALADGFNPAHVKDGHYGHSIHVWDWTTHRRLQTLDLGEEGAIPLEVRFLHDPDATEGYVGCALRGTVFRFYKTPKGDWAAEKVITVPSKKVEGWLLPEMPSLITDILISLDDRFLYFSNWLHGDIRQYDITDRRNPRLVGQVFLGGSIISDGPVRVLEDPKNQPQPPPRIIQGKRVPGSPQMIQLSLDGRRLYVTTSLYSGWDKQFYPDMIRHGSVMMQIDVDSVHGGLSVNENFLVDFGKEPHGPALAHEIRYPGGDCTSDIWL